From a single Aspergillus puulaauensis MK2 DNA, chromosome 2, nearly complete sequence genomic region:
- the hscA gene encoding putative Hsp70 chaperone (HscA) (BUSCO:EOG092617RN;~COG:O;~EggNog:ENOG410PIHJ;~InterPro:IPR018181,IPR029047,IPR029048,IPR013126, IPR043129;~PFAM:PF00012,PF06723) — protein MSDEVYEGAIGIDLGTTYSCVANYEGTNVEIIANEQGSYTTPSFVSFTDKERLIGEAAKNQAAMNPENTIFDIKRLIGRRYEDPIVKKDVESWPFKVVDQGGNPTVEVEYLGETKTFTPQEISSMVLMKMKEVAETKLGKKVEKAVITVPAYFNDNQRQATKDAGAISGLNVLRIINEPTAAAIAYGLGSGKSEKERNVLIYDLGGGTFDVSLLNIQGGVFTVKATAGDTHLGGQDFDTNLLEHFKKEFQKKTGKDLSGDARALRRLRTACERAKRTLSNATQTSVEIDSLFDGEDFNTSITRARFEDLNAKSFSGTLEPVQQVLKDSGLGKEKVDEIVLVGGSTRIPRIQKLLSDFFDGKKLEKSINPDEAVAYGAAVQAGILSGKATSAETQDLLLLDVVPLSLGVAMEGNIFAPVVSRGQTVPTIKKRTFTTVVDNQTTVQFPVFQGERTNCADNTSLGEFTLAPIPPMRAGEAALECVFEVDVNGILKVTATEKSSGRSANITISNAVGKLSTTEIEQMIDDAAKFKTSDDAFTKRFESRQQLESYISRVEEIVSDPTMSMKLKRGNREKIESALSDAMAQLEVEDSTPDDLKKKELALKRLITKAMATR, from the exons ATGTCTGACGAGGTTTACGAAGGCGCCATCGGCATTGACCTTG GCACAACCTACTCTTGTGTTGCCAACTATGAGGGCACAAATGTGGAAATCA TTGCCAATGAACAGGGTAGCTACACAACTCCCTCTTTCGTCTCTTTCACCGATAAGGAGCGTTTGATTGGCGAGGCGGCAAAGAATCAGGCGGCCATGAACCCCGAGAACACCATCTTTGATATCAA GCGCCTCATTGGCCGACGCTACGAGGACCCTATCGTCAAGAAGGACGTTGAGTCTTGGCCCTTCAAGGTTGTTGACCAGGGTGGAAACCCCACCGTCGAAGTCGAGTACCTCGGAGAGACCAAGACTTTCACTCCCCAAGAAATCTCATCCATGGTTCTAATGAAG ATGAAAGAAGTCGCTGAGACTAAACTTGGAAAAaaggttgagaaggctgTTATTACTGTCCCAGCCTACTTCAACGACAACCAGCGTCAGGCTACCAAGGATGCTGGTGCCATCTCTGGTCTCAATGTTCTCCGCATCATCAACGAACCTACCGCCGCTGCTATTGCCTATGGTCTAGGCTCTGGAAAGTCTGAGAAGGAGCGTAATGTTTTGATCTACGATCTTGGCGGTGGTACCTTCGATGTCAGCTTGCTGAACATCCAAGGTGGAGTTTTCACAGTCAAGGCGACTGCTGGTGATACTCACCTTGGTGGTCAGGACTTTGATACGAACCTTCTTGAGCACTTTAAGAAGGagttccagaagaagactggCAAGGACCTTTCTGGTGATGCAAGGGCTCTGCGTCGTCTAAGAACCGCCTGTGAGCGTGCCAAGCGCACTCTTTCCAACGCAACTCAGACCTCCGTCGAAATCGACTCATTATTCGATGGTGAGGATTTCAACACTTCCATCACTCGTGCTCGCTTTGAGGATCTCAATGCCAAGTCATTCTCTGGCACCCTTGAGCCAGTTCAGCAGGTCCTGAAGGATTCTGGTCTCGGAAAGGAGAAAGTCGATGAGATTGTGCTCGTTGGTGGTTCCACCCGTATTCCTCGCATCCAGAAGCTCCTCAGCGATTTCTTCGACGGTAAGAAGCTTGAGAAG AGTATCAACCCCGATGAGGCCGTTGCTTATGGTGCTGCCGTCCAGGCTGGTATCCTTTCCGGAAAGGCCACATCCGCTGAAACACAggatcttctccttttgGATGTCgttcctctttctcttggTGTCGCTATGGAGGGCAACATTTTCGCTCCCGTGGTTTCCCGTGGTCAGACTGTCCCCACCATCAAGAAGCGTACTTTCACCACCGTGGTGGATAACCAGACCACTGTGCAGTTCCCTGTGTTCCAGGGAGAGCGTACTAACTGCGCCGACAACACCTCTCTGGGCGAGTTCACCCTGGCTCCCATTCCGCCCatgagagctggagaagctgctcTGGAGTGTGTTTTTGAGGTCGACGTCAACGGTATCCTCAAGGTCACTGCCACGGAGAAGTCCTCTGGTCGTAGTGCAAACATCACTATCTCTAACGCTGTCGGCAAACTTTCTACCACTGAGATTGAGCAGATGATTGACG ATGCCGCCAAGTTCAAGACTAGCGACGATGCCTTCACCAAGCGATTCGAATCTCGGCAACAGCTCGAGTCGTACATCTCCCGTGTTGAGGAGATCGTCTCTGACCCCACCATGTCGATGAAGCTTAAGCGTGGTAACAGAGAGAAGATCGAGTCCGCACTCAGCGATGCTATGGCACAGCTCGAGGTCGAGGATTCGACCCCAGACgacct
- the CKS1 gene encoding cyclin-dependent protein kinase regulatory subunit CKS1 (COG:D;~EggNog:ENOG410PNWC;~InterPro:IPR036858,IPR000789;~PFAM:PF01111;~go_function: GO:0016538 - cyclin-dependent protein serine/threonine kinase regulator activity [Evidence IEA]): MEIDPSRRNKKPRPLLESERERLDEFIDSIHYSARYSDDQFEYRHVQLPKNMLKKIPADYFDSSKGTLKLLWEEEWRALGITQSLGWEHYEVHEPEPHILLFKRPLNYQPPISQ, from the exons ATGGAGATCGATCCTAGCCGGAGGAACAAAAAGCCCCGCCCTTTGCTAGAATCTGAGCGCGAGAGGCTAGACGAGTTTATCGATTCTATTCACTACTCAGCAAG ATACTCCGATGACCAATTTGAATACCGTCACGTTCAGCTACCAAAGAACATGCTAAAAAAAATTCCCGCCGACTATTTTGACAGCTCAAAAGGGACACTCAAACTATTatgggaggaagaatggcGAGCTCTTGGCATTACTCAG AGTCTGGGATGGGAACACTACGAGGTTCACGAACCGGAGCCACATATTCTTCTGTTCAA ACGGCCTCTGAATTACCAGCCACCAATTTCACAATAA
- a CDS encoding DsbA family protein (COG:S;~EggNog:ENOG410PN9U;~InterPro:IPR036249,IPR012336;~PFAM:PF13462), with translation MALAPRFTGQKLIPLGGHQQQHTLELYLDYVCPYSAKLFKTFYTAARPIITERYQSRLQVIFRQHIQPWHPASTLTHEAGAAVLKIAPDKFWKFSAALFEHQQEFFDLNVVNETRNQTYERLAKVAESVGIDKNNILELLIVADRTGQEGQLNTGNEVTNDIKLMVKAGRVVGVHVSPTAYFNGIEESGISSSFTPTQWEQWLAKNAI, from the exons ATGGCACTTGCCCCGAGATTCACTGGACAGAAGTTGATACCTCTTGGCGgtcatcagcaacaacatACGCTTGAACTGT ATCTCGACTACGTTTGCCCT TACTCCGCGAAGCTATTCAAGACCTTTTACACTGCGGCCCGGCCCATAATCACCGAAAGATATCAGTCACGCCTCCAGGTTATCTTCCGCCAGCACATTCAACCATGGCATCCGGCATCAACACTCACGCACGAAGCTGGCGCCGCGGTTCTCAAGATAGCCCCAGATAAATTCTGGAAGTTCAGTGCGGCCTTGTTCGAACACCAACAAGAATTTTTCGATCTGAATGTAGTCAACGAAACCCGCAATCAAACGTATGAAAGGCTTGCAAAAGTCGCAGAAAGTGTTGGCATAGATAAGAACAACATTTTGGAACTGTTGATAGTTGCCGACCGAACTGGCCAGGAAGGACAATTGAACACCGGCAATGAGGTCACGAATGATATCAAGTTAATGGTCAAA GCAGGCCGAGTGGTTGGTGTTCATGTTTCGCCAACAGCGTATTTCAAT GGTATTGAAGAATCGGgaatcagcagcagcttcactCCTACTCAATGGGAGCAATGGCTGGCCAAAAATGCAATTTGA
- a CDS encoding uncharacterized protein (COG:S;~EggNog:ENOG410PQ43;~TransMembrane:1 (i44-61o)): protein MPPLRPLSHSPRSPLTTHSSKRYFSRSSNLLYVKVKRPPWFRRFASRVFFFGAAACTWNSFDSVQQDTTPRNVEVQDHSPNSRTHGDTRPDKTAKPHQSHLSPIFIPIGWRRLQEGKFYAASDPEWKTFVKISKDQEKIRLLKDELASIVLTEASQSSLLSHMLGPPFTVSQQWLLHHFPSRAPPEYYQPGLEITDAWISWVRKPMSNENISKSVRPYFVALGVKDAYSILWGSFLDKFNTRYPEDGRAMGLPDSSSKTLLPSDFTTLDKLGDASRPDSQLFPPASPQNSAGQTDADRQSRPSTILSTLQWLPLPKFGPGTDLYAASLAFKQRIDECQERELRASRRGTLSVRGPVGLSGSVGFCRIEVEGEYDPAASEWVSVSMYLKDIRSFKQKPLGGK from the exons ATGCCGCCATTAAGGCCGCTATCTCATAGCCCTCGATCCCCCCTAACAACCCATTCGTCAAAGCGCTACTTTTCACGTTCGTCCAACCTACTTTATGTAAAAGTCAAACGACCACCGTGGTTCAG GAGGTTCGCTTCCagagttttcttttttggggCTGCCGCCTGCACCTGGAACTCATTCGATTCAGTACAACAGGATACGACACCCCGCAATGTAGAAGTCCAAGATCATTCCCCCAACAGTCGCACGCATGGAGATACCAGGCCCGATAAAACAGCCAAGCCGCACCAAAGCCATTTGAGTCCCATTTTCATACCCATAGGTTGGAGACGTTTACAAGAGGGCAAATTCTATGCAGCATCAGATCCGGAGTGGAAGACGTTCGTCAAAATCTCGAAAGACCAAGAGAAAATTCGACTGCTTAAAG ATGAATTGGCATCTATCGTCCTGACTGAGGCGTCACAATCAAGCCTACTATCACATATGTTGGGACCACCCTTCACAGTGTCACAACAGTGGCTGCTACACCATTTCCCATCCCGTGCACCGCCAGAATACTATCAGCCAGG GTTGGAAATTACCGATGCTTGGATATCGTGGGTCCGGAAACCCATGTCGAACGAGAACATCAGCAAGTCTGTACGGCCGTATTTTGTGGCACTTGGGGTAAAGGATGCATATTCAATACTCTGGGGAAGTTTCCTCGataaatttaatactagatatcCAGAAGATGGGAGGGCAATGGGCCTGCCCGACTCATCTTCGAAGACGTTACTGCCATCTGACTTTACGACATTGGACAAGCTCGGTGATGCTTCGCGGCCAGACTCGCAGCTTTTCCCGCCGGCTAGTCCCCAGAATAGCGCGGGTCAAACCGACGCGGACAGACAATCTAGGCCTTCAACCATTTTGTCTACACTACAGTGGTTGCCTTTACCCAAGTTTGGCCCTGGAACAGATCTATACGCAGCTTCACTGGCTTTCAAACAGCGCATTGATGAATGCCAGGAACGCGAATTACGTGCTTCCCGACGAGGGACACTCTCCGTCCGTGGCCCCGTGGGCCTGAGCGGATCGGTTGGGTTCTGCAGAATCGAGGTGGAGGGTGAATATGACCCAGCAGCCTCGGAGTGGGTATCCGTTTCTATGTACCTCAAAGACATTCGCTCCTTCAAGCAGAAGCCCCTTGGCGGCAAATAA
- a CDS encoding DUF3844 domain-containing protein (COG:S;~EggNog:ENOG410PRUA;~InterPro:IPR024382;~PFAM:PF12955;~SECRETED:SignalP(1-19);~TransMembrane:1 (n4-14c19/20o363-385i)), which translates to MRSLFGFLTVLATVTVGTAALEASVISFGSKSQGQGLKPPVTSSATLQRLLELRSKSFTTSALDGSDESSIDFLGRLAGTPGQLFGAPVAEGELDKITVILEGLDKEVESSIRNEYTNELVTSRFATDSAGDNFIDYLLENRPDGIVSPESKHCSFYNDGNGYFQTNEDFLQFCIPENFGSQKFSRSFDSQLLSQASMGELWLNTRKGTMVVRISFESKASSAYLHSLKPLFSELHSHSLNGKTATAVVLPYSKARPNSAYSRRSPHVTRAAATASLARDTQPIVFEQRADIPLSLAPVCYASNSSCNEATNTCSGHGTCYEKSGDCYACRCHDTYVKTESGVEQKVRWGGAACQKRDISSPFFLITGVTIAIMAVVSAAVGMIFRVGNTELPGVIGAGVGPGKTQK; encoded by the exons ATGCGGTCTCTCTTCGGCTTCCTCACTGTGCTTGCCACCGTCACCGTCGGAACAGCCGCCTTGGAAGCTTCAGTGATTTCTTTTGGCTCAAAATCCCAAGGGCAAGGCTTGAAGCCTCCAGTCACGTCGAGCGCCACTCTTCAACGCTTATTGGAGCTTCGATCCAAATCATTCACCACGTCAGCGTTAGATGGATCAGATGAAAGCAGCATCGATTTCTTAGGTAGATTGGCTGGAACTCCAGGCCAACTATTCGGCGCGCCAGTTGCCGAAGGGGAATTGGATAAAATCACGGTCATATTGGAAGGGCTAGATAAAGAAGTCG AATCTTCAATCCGCAATGAATATACAAATGAATTGGTGACTTCTAGATTCGCTACAGATTCAGCAGGAGATAATTTCATCGACTACCTTTTAGAAAATCGCCCTGACGGCATAGTCAGCCCAGAAAGCAAGCACTGCTCGTTCTACAACGACGGCAATGGTTACTTCCAAACAAATGAG GATTTCCTACAATTCTGTATTCCAGAAAACTTTGGTTCACAAAAGTTCAGTCGCAGTTTTGATAGCCAGCTTCTTAGCCAGGCTAGCATGGGCGAATTGTGGCTCAATACTCGCAAGGGAACTATGGTCGTACGCATTTCATTTGAG TCCAAGGCTTCCTCGGCCTATCTACACAGCCTGAAACCCCTTTTCTCTGAGCTACATTCACATTCACTGAATGGcaagacagcaacagcagtaGTCCTGCCTTACTCGAAAGCAAGGCCCAATTCTGCATATTCAAGGCGATCGCCGCACGTTACGAGGgccgctgccactgccagttTAGCCAGGGACACCCAGCCCATAGTCTTTGAGCAACGAGCAGATATCCCGCTGTCCCTTGCGCCCGTCTGCTACGCATCGAACTCATCTTGCAATGAAGCAACAAACACCTGTTCGGGGCATGGTACCTGCTACGAGAAATCCGGCGACTGCTACGCCTGTCGCTGCCACGACACTTACGTTAAGACAGAAAGTGGGGTGGAGCAAAAGGTCCGATGGGGTGGCGCTGCTTGTCAGAAAAGGGACATCAGTTCCCCTTTCTTTTTGATTACGGGCGTCACTATAGCTATCATGGCGGTGGTGAGTGCTGCTGTCGGAATGATATTTCGCGTCGGGAACACTGAATTGCCAGGCGTCAtcggtgctggtgttgggCCCGGCAAAACACAGAAGTGA
- a CDS encoding uncharacterized protein (COG:O;~EggNog:ENOG410PG37;~InterPro:IPR001841,IPR013083;~PFAM:PF17123,PF13923,PF00097,PF13639;~TransMembrane:1 (o30-55i)): MSSTASSAPGASNSDNNSNDDNSSPTSSPLLFFVALGFGVVFTNLWIIVGVKYCFRYNQRNRQLRSEETGEPIDLVAMPRTHRRRREKKLMTMDEVNERFPLVKYKVWRSSRANAGLSTTGGISAPDTGHTREFREDRQSVAAKTVSPVAESEVKSHQRVDSTLLQSPKPVDDGVSLPQTEEKSLKEFTQPSHAYSSVSSDRNGLEQRDPDDHSNLQEDDEIIIPTAVATDLATCPGDSCAICLDIIEDDDDIRGLTCGHAFHASCVDPWLTSRRASCPLCKADYYTPKPRPDAAEPSATPDRSGRRNTTRIAAPNQPQAVFIRGRVNPFRSHTASSRPPPQRPSDVVSNSSRPTGRRFWGAWPHFTQRTPETAEEDRPRNRGWGPGLPSRLFNIRFLFRARNQDSAATPNTSPNTPQTPSQLEAGQTH, translated from the exons ATGTCTTCCACAGCAAGCTCAGCGCCCGGAGCTTCTAATTCTGATAACAATTCAAATGACGATAACTCAAGCCCCACAAGCTCTCCCCTTCTATTCTTTGTCGCTCTTGGGTTTGGGGTTGTCTTCACAAATCTATG GATTATTGTTGGTGTGAAATATTGCTTTAGATATAACCAGCGCAATCGTCAGTTACGCAGTGAAGAGACCGGCGAGCCAATAGACTTGGTCGCAATGCCGCGAACacaccgaagaagaagagaaaagaaattgATGACCATGGACGAAGTAAACGAGCGATTTCCACTTGTCAAATACAAAGTGTGGAGGTCTTCCCGGGCAAATGCAGGACTATCGACTACTGGTGGTATATCGGCACCTGATACGGGTCACACTCGAGAATTCCGGGAAGATCGGCAATCCGTCGCAGCGAAAACTGTGTCGCCTGTGGCTGAGTCCGAGGTCAAATCTCATCAGAGGGTTGATTCGACGCTGCTGCAGTCGCCGAAGCCTGTTGATGATGGTGTATCGCTACCACAGACCGAAGAGAAAAGTCTAAAAGAGTTCACCCAGCCGAGCCACGCATACTCCAGTGTTAGTTCGGACCGGAATGGTTTAGAGCAAAGGGACCCAGACGATCATAGTAACCTACaagaggacgatgaaatAATTATTCCAACCGCTGTTGCTACAGACCTTGCCACATGCCCTGGAGACTCGTGCGCCATCTGCCTTGACATCatcgaggatgacgatgatattCGTGGCCTTACTTGTGGACATGCATTTCACGCCTCGTGCGTTGATCCATGGCTGACAAGCCGCAGGGCTTCGTGTCCGCTGTGTAAGGCAGATTACTATACGCCTAAACCCCGTCCCGACGCCGCTGAGCCGTCTGCCACGCCTGACCGTTCTGGTCGACGCAACACAACCAGAATTGCTGCTCCAAACCAACCGCAAGCTGTTTTTATCAGAGGGCGAGTTAATCCATTCCGGTCTCACACGGCATCATCCCGACCGCCTCCACAGAGACCTTCTGATGTCGTATCTAATTCTTCGAGGCCAACCGGCCGCCGCTTTTGGGGAGCGTGGCCCCACTTCACACAAAGAACCCCGGAAACCGCTGAGGAGGACCGGCCACGAAATAGGGGTTGGGGACCAGGGTTGCCGTCTCGATTGTTTAACATCCGCTTTCTTTTCAGAGCCAGAAATCAAGATTCTGCAGCAACCCCCAACACTTCTCCAAATACCCCACAAACCCCTAGCCAGCTGGAAGCCGGGCAAACCCACTGA
- the cyp3 gene encoding putative peptidyl-prolyl cis-trans isomerase (COG:O;~EggNog:ENOG410PN4Y;~InterPro:IPR024936,IPR029000,IPR020892,IPR002130;~PFAM:PF00160;~go_function: GO:0003755 - peptidyl-prolyl cis-trans isomerase activity [Evidence IEA];~go_process: GO:0000413 - protein peptidyl-prolyl isomerization [Evidence IEA];~go_process: GO:0006457 - protein folding [Evidence IEA]) yields MSTSGAGPMQDVKTNPIVFFDIALGGEPLGRLKLELFADVTPRTAENFRQFCTGESKNQQGRPQGYKGSRFHRVIKDFMIQGGDFINGDGTGSCTIYGTPKFPDENFVLRHDRPGLLSMANSGPNTNGCQFFVTTAATPFLNGKHVVFGQVVGGMDIVQMIGNTRTTRDKPNQDVTIIQCGEM; encoded by the exons ATGAGTACCAGCGGCGCAGGCCCAATGCAGGATGTGAAAACGAATCCAATTGTGTTTTTTGATATTGCTCTCGGTG GTGAGCCTTTGGGCCGTCTGAAATTGGAACTTTTTGCAGATGTGACGCCCCGAACTGCTGAAAATTTCCGCCAGTTTTGCACTGGAGAAAGCAAGAACCAGCAAGGCCGTCCTCAAGGCTACAAAGGAAGTAGATTCCACAGAGTA ATCAAGGACTTTATGATTCAAGGAGGAGATTTTATCAATGGCGATGGCACGGGCTCGTGTACCATCTACGGAACCCCTAAGTTCCCAGACGAAAATTTTGTTCTCAGACATGATCGTCCGGGTCTGCTAAGTATGGCT AACTCGGGGCCAAACACAAATGGATGCCAATTCTTTGTCACCACAGCGGCGACTCCGTTTCTGAACGGCAAACATGTTGTCTTTGGCCAAGTTGTTGGCGGAATGGACATTGTGCAAATGATCGGGAATACCCGTACTACCAGGGACAAACCAAACCAAGATGTTACAATCATCCAATGTGGAGAGATGTAA